Within the Mycobacteriales bacterium genome, the region GAGATGATCCAGATCTCCACGGTGTTCTTGACCGAGAGCCAGAACTGCGTATCGCTCACCAGGTAGCGGAACTCCGCCAGGCCGACGAACTTCATCGGGCCGATGCCGTCCCAGCTGTGGAACGACAGGTAGAGCGAGTAGCCGATCGGGAAGAGCCCGAAGATGGCGAAGATGATGTAGAACGGCGAGATCGACAGGTAGAGCGGCAGGTAGCGGCGGAATCGCCCACCGGTGCTCGGCCGACGACCGGTCTGGCGGCCCGTCCCGGTGAGGGTGGTGGGCGTCGTGGTCGACGTCGTCGCCATCTCAGATCACTCCCGTGTGCTGCAGCGTGCGCTTGATCTGGCCGATGCAGTCGTTCCAGGCCTGGTCGGGATCCTTGCCGAGGCTCTCGACGTTGCCGAGTTCGGTGGCGTAGGCGGGTGTGATCGCGTCGTCGTACGGGCTGAAGTAGAACGGCTTGACCTGCTCGGCGGCGCTTCCGAAGATGTCGACGGTGACCTGCCCGCCGTAGAAGGGGTCCGGCTTACGCATGATCGGATCCTTGTAGGAGGCCGGCGTCGACGGGAACAGGTTGATGTCCTGGTAGGAGAAGGCCTGGTTCTTGGTCGATTCGAGATAGCGGATCGCGTTGTAGGCGTCCTCGGGGCGCTTGCAGTACTTCGTGACCCCGAGGAAGGACCCGCCGCTGTTGCCGGCTCCGCCGGGAGCGCGGCAGACCCGCCACATGCCTTTGGTCTTCGGCGCTGCCGGACCGAGGAAGTTCTTCATCCAGACCGCACCGACGAAGCACGGGACCTTTCCGTTGGTCATGACCGCGTTCCAGTCGGCGGTGAGGCTGACGGTCTTCGCGGTGAGGTTGGACTTGATGACTTTGACCGAGATGTCCCAGGCGTTGCGCACGTGTGCCTGGTCGCCGATGAAATGGTTCTGCCGGTCCATGTACTGCTTGGAACTCTGGGCCATGACCTGGTCGAAGATGTCGTTGACGGTCGCGGAGGCGATGCAGGTCCCGGCGATGGCCGCCTGGAGTTTCTTGCCGGCGGCGAGGTAGTCGTCCCAGGTACCCAGGTGCGCCTCGACCTCGGCGGGGTCGGTCGGCAACCCGGCTTTCTTGAAGATGTCCGTGCGGTAGTAGAGCGCCGTCGGTCCGGTGTCCATCGGAAAGCCGATCATCCGACCGTCGTTCGCGACGCCCTGCTGCCATTTCCAGTCCAGATACTGGTCCTTTACCTTGTCGGCGCCAAATTTGCGGAGGTCGACGAACTGGTCCGCGTCGGGGAAGTAGGTCGCCACGTCGGAGTTGATGCCGGTGATGTCCGGTACGTAGGAACGGCCGGCGAGGCTGGTCATGAACTTCGACTTGAAGTCGCCGCCGATCTTCTGCGGCTCGAGCTTCACCCCGACCTTCTTCTGCACATTGCCGAGCAGCGTGTCGCTGATCGACCCGGTCCAGTACCAGACGCTGAGGGCACTGCCGGCGGACGCCGACTCCGCCCCGCAGCCCGCGGCGCCGAGCAGTGCGGCACCCGCCACACCGGCGGCGCCGCCCTTCAAGAACCCTCGGCGGGTGATTAACGGGGTCACGCCAGTCTCCCTGCGGTCTCGGATCGCGACAACGTCGTCGACACGTTCGGCCCCCGCCGCCCCCTGCAGGGCGCCCGGAAGACTAATCGGTCGCCGACGGCTTGGAAAGAGATGCGGGCAAGCGATTACCGACCCACCGCTTCCGGCCCGGCCGGTGGGCTGGAAGGATCGGGCGACCTACCGTTGCGACGAGGGGCATGGGAATGGCAGACAACACCCTGAGCTGGGGCGTCCTGGGTACCGGCGAGATCGCCCGGAAGTTCGCCGGCGACCTGGCCACCTCACGCACCGGCCGACTGGTGGCGGTGGGCAGCCGTTCCCAGGAATCGGCGGACCGGTTCGGCGAGCAGTTCGGCGCCGGCCGCCGGCATGACAGCTACGAGGCTCTGCTCGCCGACGACGGAGTGCAGGCGGTCTACATCGCCCTGCCGCATCCGATGCACGCGAAGTGGGCGGTGCGGGCCGCGGAGGCCGGCAAGCACATCCTGTGTGAGAAGCCGCTGTCGCTCAACCGCGCCTGGACCGAGGCGATCATCGAGGCCGCGCGCCGGCACGACGTCTTCCTGATGGAGGCGTTCATGTACCGCGCGCATCCCCAGGCGGAGGCGATCCACCGGCTGGTGCGCGAGGGTGCCATCGGCCGCGTACTCCACATCCAGTCGTCGCTGGCCTTCGCCTCGAAGTTCGACCCCGATCGGCGGCTCTTCGACCCGGCGCTCGGCGGCGGGGGGATCCTCGACGTCGGTGGCTACCCGGTGTCGCTGGCCCGGCTGGTGGCCGGGGCGGCACTGGGCCGGCCCTTCGCCGAGCCCGAGGAGGTCACCGCGGTCGGTCATCTCGGCGAGACCGGTGTCGATGAGTGGGCGGCCGCGACCCTGCGGTTCGAGGGCGGCATCACCGCGCAGGTGACCACCGGGGTGCGGCTGACCGACGGCAGCGAGTTGCGGGTGGTCGGCAGCGAGGGCTACCTCGTCGTCGACAACCCCTGGTTTCCGACCCAGGCCGGGGTCGGCCGGATCGCCGTGCACCGGGTGGGCGCCGAGCCCGAGGACGTCATCGTCCCCGACGTGGGCGAGGTGCGGCTCTACGCGTTCGAAGCCGACGCGGTGGCCGAGCACCTCGCCGAGCGGCAGGCTCCCGCGATGAGCTGGGCCGACTCGCTGGGTAACGCCGCGGTGCTGGACCAGTGGCGGGCCGCCCTCGGCCAGAGCTACCCGGTCGAGCGCGACGACGCCGACGTACCCGTGGTGCACGGGCGGGCGCTGGCGCCGCGGCCCGGGCACGACATGCGTTACGCCCGGGTGCCGGGGATCGACAAGGACGTGTCCCGCCTGGTGATGGGCAGCATCGCCGCGCACACCATCCCGCAGGCCTCGGTGCTCTACGACGAATTCGTCGAGCGGGGCGGTAACTGCTTCGACGTCGCCTACATCTACAACGGCGGCAGGTCCGAGCAGCTGCTCGGCCAGTGGATGGTCAACCGCGGCAACCGCGAGGACGTCGTCGTGATCGGCAAGGGAGCCCACACCCCGCACTGCGATCCTGAGTCGATCACCAGCCAGCTGCACGTGTCGCTGGATCGGCTGCAGACCGACTACATCGACCAGTACTTCATGCATCGGGACAACACCGACGTACCGGTCGGAGAGTTCGTCGACGTGCTCGACGAGCACTACCGCGCCGGCCGGATCCGCGCGTTCGGCGGGTCGAACTGGACGCTGCGCCGCTTCGACGAGGCGAACGAGTACGCCCGGGCGAACGGCCGGCACGGCTTCACGGCGCTCAGCAACCAGTTCAGCCTCGGCCGGCCGCTCGAGCCGATGTGGTCCGGGTGCCGCGACGTGACCGACCCCGCTTCGGTGCAGTGGCTGATCGACACCGGCGTCGTACTCTTCCCCTTCTCGAGCCAGGCGCGCGGCTTCTTCGCCGGCCGGGCCGACCCCGACGACCGGTCCGACGCCGACCTGGTGCGGTGCTGGTACAGCGACGAGAACTTCGCCCGCCTCGACCGGGTGCGCAAGGTGGCCGGTGACCTCGGCGTACCGACTGCGGCGATCGCGTTGGCCTTCGTGCTGCACCAGCAGTTCGCGGCGTTCCCGCTGATCGGTCCCGAGACGTTGGCGGAGCTGCGTACGTCGCTGCTCGCGCTTACCGTCGAGTTGACGCCGCAGCAGGTCCGCTGGCTCAATCTCGCCGACGAGTCATCCGCCTGAGGCGTTCCTGACCAGCCGTGCAGGCGGGCGCTGGTCGCCACGCCGCCGGCGCTCGTAAGCCAGATATCCTATAGGGTATGTGGCGCGTCTGATCGACTCCTACGCCCGCCTCATGGAGGGACCTTCGATGAGTCACACCCGGCAGAAAGTGCTCGTGCTCTACCTCGCCAATTCGGCGTTGGACAGCAGGGTGACCGGCTGGGCGTTCTACGACGGGACCGGACAGGACAAGCACACCACGGGTGACAGCGATACGCCGCCCTACGAGACCGGCCTCGAAGCTCTGCAGGACGGCTGGCGGTTGTTGCACGCCGCGCAGCTGATGCCGCCGTTCCCCGGTCACGAGCACGACACGTCGTTCCTCAAACACGAGTTCTATCTCGAGCGACTGGAGACCATCAATGCCTGATCGGAAGGCTCTGCTGTCGTCGACGGAGATGGCGCGTTTCGTCTCAGCCGGCTTCCTTCGTTTCGACGGTCTGGTACCCGACGCAGTCAACAAGGCCGCGATCGCCGAGCTCGAGGCGGGCTTCGACCGCGTCCCGGCGGGGACACCGCTGCCGCGGGCCTACCCCGCGGATTCGGTGGTGAACCAGATCCTCGCCATGCCGCAGGTGCAGGGGGCGATCCACAGCCTGGTCGGCCCGGACCCGCTCGTCGACCATCACGCGATCCACATCCGTCAGCCGCACGGCGGCGAGGCGCAGCATCTGCATGCCGACGCCATCATCGATCCGCGCACGGTCTTCGACGTCCAGCTCATGTACTACCCGCACGAGGTCACCCTCGACATGGGCGGGACGCTGGTCGTTCCGGGCAGCCACCTCCGCCGCATCAACGAGACCGACATCGGCCGCTACCAGAACCTCGTGGGGCAGGTGCCGCTCGTCTGCCCGGCCGGCACCGTCCTGATCCTTCATCACGGCATCTGGCACTGCGGCCGGCGCAATGACACCG harbors:
- a CDS encoding extracellular solute-binding protein; its protein translation is MTPLITRRGFLKGGAAGVAGAALLGAAGCGAESASAGSALSVWYWTGSISDTLLGNVQKKVGVKLEPQKIGGDFKSKFMTSLAGRSYVPDITGINSDVATYFPDADQFVDLRKFGADKVKDQYLDWKWQQGVANDGRMIGFPMDTGPTALYYRTDIFKKAGLPTDPAEVEAHLGTWDDYLAAGKKLQAAIAGTCIASATVNDIFDQVMAQSSKQYMDRQNHFIGDQAHVRNAWDISVKVIKSNLTAKTVSLTADWNAVMTNGKVPCFVGAVWMKNFLGPAAPKTKGMWRVCRAPGGAGNSGGSFLGVTKYCKRPEDAYNAIRYLESTKNQAFSYQDINLFPSTPASYKDPIMRKPDPFYGGQVTVDIFGSAAEQVKPFYFSPYDDAITPAYATELGNVESLGKDPDQAWNDCIGQIKRTLQHTGVI
- a CDS encoding aldo/keto reductase; protein product: MGMADNTLSWGVLGTGEIARKFAGDLATSRTGRLVAVGSRSQESADRFGEQFGAGRRHDSYEALLADDGVQAVYIALPHPMHAKWAVRAAEAGKHILCEKPLSLNRAWTEAIIEAARRHDVFLMEAFMYRAHPQAEAIHRLVREGAIGRVLHIQSSLAFASKFDPDRRLFDPALGGGGILDVGGYPVSLARLVAGAALGRPFAEPEEVTAVGHLGETGVDEWAAATLRFEGGITAQVTTGVRLTDGSELRVVGSEGYLVVDNPWFPTQAGVGRIAVHRVGAEPEDVIVPDVGEVRLYAFEADAVAEHLAERQAPAMSWADSLGNAAVLDQWRAALGQSYPVERDDADVPVVHGRALAPRPGHDMRYARVPGIDKDVSRLVMGSIAAHTIPQASVLYDEFVERGGNCFDVAYIYNGGRSEQLLGQWMVNRGNREDVVVIGKGAHTPHCDPESITSQLHVSLDRLQTDYIDQYFMHRDNTDVPVGEFVDVLDEHYRAGRIRAFGGSNWTLRRFDEANEYARANGRHGFTALSNQFSLGRPLEPMWSGCRDVTDPASVQWLIDTGVVLFPFSSQARGFFAGRADPDDRSDADLVRCWYSDENFARLDRVRKVAGDLGVPTAAIALAFVLHQQFAAFPLIGPETLAELRTSLLALTVELTPQQVRWLNLADESSA
- a CDS encoding phytanoyl-CoA dioxygenase family protein, with the protein product MPDRKALLSSTEMARFVSAGFLRFDGLVPDAVNKAAIAELEAGFDRVPAGTPLPRAYPADSVVNQILAMPQVQGAIHSLVGPDPLVDHHAIHIRQPHGGEAQHLHADAIIDPRTVFDVQLMYYPHEVTLDMGGTLVVPGSHLRRINETDIGRYQNLVGQVPLVCPAGTVLILHHGIWHCGRRNDTDRVRYMFKIRLNPTVRQVRLWNTDDLDDPAVAAELRQTFPWYENATGRLEITNRSRLWRFLTGDESYDTDYWLTRVENAPTRIAPAVSA